DNA sequence from the Tissierellales bacterium genome:
ATTTAGAGCAGCAAAAATGATAGGGCTGAGGAAAGTACCTTGCATAGTCAAGGAAATGACGGATCATGTTTCTGCTCAATTAGCATTGGTTGAAAATCTTCAGAGAGAGGATTTGAATCAGATAGAAGAGGCTAATGCCTACGAGCAATTGATGAGAGAGTACAATATAACTCAGTCAGAATTATCTGAAGTGATAGGCAAGAGCAGAACTCATGTTACCAATACACTTAGGCTTTTGAAATTGTCACCTAAAGTTATAGATATGATAAAAACACAGGAGCTATCAGCTGGTCACGGAAGAGCACTTTTAAGATTAGAAGACTTAGCAGAACAAAAGAAATGGGCTGATTTAGCTGTAAAAAAAGCACTGAGTGTTAGAAATCTAGAGGCCATGATAAAAAAAGAAACTAGTAGAACGGTTGAGGTTATATTCAGAGATAAGGTTGAAACTAGAGATCCTCACATAAAGGAATTTGAAGATGAACTTATGAATCTTTTCGGTACAAAAGTTAGAGTTAAAGACAAAAAGGGAAAGGGAAAGATAGAGATAGACTATTATAATTTGGATGATTTAGATAGGATATTAGAATTGTTAGGAAAGTAGAATTATTAAAAAGTAAAATTGTTATTTAAAAGCTCTGCAGATATTTATTTGCAGAGCTTTTTGATGTTTATGAATATGAGTAGGTATTTTCAACTAGATACTGGGAAATAAGAGAGAATAAATAGCTAAAACTAAATAAAAATAGGGGAAAAAGCATTTAAAATATTAAAAAAATGTAACAATTAAAACGCTGTTTGGTGTTAAGTTAAAATGAATATGTGATTTGAGCAAATAGAAAAGTGGTATAAATAGCTTAAAATGAATAACTAATCAAAGTTACTAGATAAAAACGTTAAAAGTTTTATTGTGCTCAAAGTCAATTTTGATTTAAGTTTTATCATCAATACAATTTATCAATATGCAGAGGTTCTATAGCTTAATAAAGTTATGAATTTAGTTAGAAACTAGGGTTTAAGTTTAAATAATCGGAAATAGATATCATAGTTATAATATAATTGTGATTAAATGAGAAAACTTACCAACTAAAAACAAATACAAAAGTATAAATATACAGTATTTCCCGGCGACACATTTATTATTATTTATTAATGAAACCGGTATAAACGGCTTAGAAAGAGGATTTGGGCGTAGTAAAGTGAAGAAAAACATACAAAAAAAACATTGACAACTTTTGAACAAAATATATAATTAAAGTATAAAGAAAGTGAAAAATGTAACAAAGCACTGATTTAGCTTGATTGATTTGGGAAACATTTAGTATTTTACCCTTTAATATGATTTGAAAATTCAGAAGTTTCACATATAAAGAAGATTCGGTCAAATTGGAGGATATAGTTTTTATAGAAGAAGGAGGAGTTTGGATGGAATTTGCGTTTGATTGGAAAGAAAACGCTACGAAAGTAGATGCACTTAAGGCAAAGATTGAAGAGAAGAAAGACTCAAAGGGCGCATTAATGCAATTGCTTCACGATGCACAATCGATTTTTGGTTATCTACCTATTGAGGTTCAAAAAATGATTGCTGAAGCTGTAAATGTGCCCCTTGCAGAAGCTTATGGGGTAGCAACGTTTTATTCACAATTTACACTAGTGCCAAAGGGAGAGTATAACATAGGTGTTTGCTTAGGTACAGCATGTTATGTTAAAGGTTCTCAGGCGATACTAGAAGAGATTGAAAAAGCTCTTGGAATTAAAGTAGGAGAGACTACAACTGATAGACGTTTTTCAATAGAAGCTACTAGATGTATCGGAGCCTGTGGATTGGCACCTGTTATTACAGTTAATGAAGATGTTTATGGTAAATTAGTACCTGCAGATGTCAAAGGAATTTTGACTAAATATCAGGTTAAATAGGAGGTGCTCTAGATGAAATCGTTGGAAGAATTGAAAAAAATGAGAGACGAAGCTCGTAAAAAGGTAGAACTAAGAGAAGAAAAAGATGGAACTCGAATCGTTGTGGGAATGGCAACTTGTGGTATTGCAGCTGGTGCTAGAGAGGTACTTATGTCACTTATTGAAGAAGTGAATAAACGAGGACTTAGTGATGTTCAAGTCATTCAAACAGGATGTATCGGAATGTGTAGATTAGAACCTATTGTAGAAGTATACAAAACTGGAGAAGAAAAAGTCACTTATGTTTTTGTAGATGCAGAGAAGGCAAAGAAAATAGTGGCAGAACATATTGTAAATAACACAATAGTTACAGAATACACGGTAGGTGCTTACGAAGAATAATCGCTGAAAAGGGAGGTTGTACAATGGAGTTTTATAGATCTCATGTTTTGATCTGTGGAGGAACAGGATGTACGTCATCAAATTCTGATAAAATCCACGAAAAAATGGATGCTAAATTAGAAGAATTAGGGTTGGAAAAAGAAGTAAAAGTAGTTAGAACAGGATGTTTTGGACTTTGTGAAGCAGGTCCTATAGTAGTAGTTTATCCAGAAGGTGCATTTTACAGTCATGTAAAAATAGAAGATGTGGATGTAATTTGCGAGGAACATCTACTTAAGGGAAGAATAGTAAAGGATTTGTTGTATAAAGATGCTATAGTTGAAGATAAAATCAAATCTGTTAGTGAGGTTCAATTTTATAAAAAGCAAAAGCGTGTTGCACTTGAACTTTGTGGTGTTATAAATCCTGAAAATATTGAAGAGTATATTGCATATGATGGATACATGGCTCTTGGTAAGGCTCTTACTGAGATGAAACCAGAAGATGTAATTGAAGAAGTTAAAGCTTCAGGGCTTCGTGGCCGTGGTGGTGGTGGATTCCCTACTGGTGTGAAATGGGGATTTGCAGCTAGAAATGAGAGCGATCAAAAGTATATCATTTGTAACGCTGATGAAGGTGACCCGGGAGCGTTTATGGATCGTAGTGTGCTTGAAGGTGATCCACATGCGGTTTTAGAGGCTATGGCAATTGGCGGCTATGCAATTGGAGCGACTAAAGGATTTATATATATCAGAGCAGAGTATCCAATAGCAGTAGATAGACTTAAGATAGCAATAAATCAAGCTAGAGAAAAAGGTCTACTTGGTAAGAATATATTTGAATCAGGTTTTGATTTTGATGTAGAAATCAGACTCGGTGCAGGAGCTTTCGTATGTGGCGAGGAGACAGCACTTATAGCCTCTATCGAAGGTGAAAGAGGTATGCCTAGAAATAAACCACCATTTCCAGCAAACAAAGGCCTTTGGGGTAAACCAACTATAATAAATAATGTTGAAACATTTGCAAATATACCAAAAATAGTACTAAATGGAGCAGATTGGTTCAAGAGTATAGGTACAGAAAAATCACCTGGAACTAAAGTTTTTGCACTAGGTGGAAAGATTAACAACACAGGTCTTGTTGAAATTCCTATGGGAACTACACTTAGAGAGATTATTTACGATATCGGTGGAGGAATTCCAAATGGAAAGAAATTTAAAGCAGTTCAAACAGGAGGTCCATCGGGAGGATGTATACCAGCAGAATATTTAGACACTCCTATAGATTATGATTCACTTATTGCTCTAGGTTCTATGATGGGATCAGGCGGTATGATTGTAATGGATGAGGATAATTGCATGGTTGATATAGCTAGATTTTTCCTAGATTTCACAGTTGATGAATCTTGCGGAAAATGTGTTCCATGCAGAATAGGAACGAAAAGAATGCTCGAACTACTTGAGAAAATAACGAGTGGAAATGGAGAAATGGAAGATATAGACAAATTAGAAGAACTTGCTTATTCTATAAAAGCATCAGCTCTTTGTGGTCTTGGGCAAACAGCTCCAAACCCAGTATTGTCAACACTTAAATATTTTAGAGATGAATATGAAGCTCATGTTAAAGACAAGAAATGTCCAGCAGGTGCATGTAAAAAATTATTGTCATACACTATTGATGCAGATGCATGTAAGGGTTGTACACTTTGTGCTAAAGTTTGTCCAGTGGGTGCAATTTCAGGAAGTCCTAAAAACCCACATGAAATTGATCAGAGTAAGTGTATCAAGTGTGGTGCATGTATAGAAAAATGTCCATTTGGCGCAATTAGCATGAATTAGAGAGAAAAGGGGTGTAGAGCAATATGGTAACTTTGACAATCGACAACAAAGAAGTGACGGTTCCAAAGGGAACCACGGTTTTAGAGGCGGCGAGACAAATCGGCGTTAATATTCCAACACTTTGTTACTTGAAAGATATAAATGAAGTGGGCGCATGTCGTATGTGCCTTGTAGAAGTAGAGGGCGTTAACAATAGATTATTAGCATCATGTGTATTAGAGGCGGCAGAAGGTATGGTAGTTAAGACGAATACCAAAAAAGTTAGAATTGCTAGAAAAAACAATCTTGAATTGATCCTTTCAAATCATGATAGAAGTTGTCTTTCTTGTGAAAGAAATAAAAATTGTGAACTTCAAACACTTGCAGATGATTTGGGAATTAGAGAGATTACATTTGATGGAGAGAGAATTATCCATCCTATAGATTATTCTTCACCAAGTATAGTAAGAGATCAGAACAAGTGTATATTGTGTGGAAGATGTATCAGCGTATGTGACAAAATACAAAATGTTGGAGTGCTTGGTTTCCAAGACAGAGGATTTAAGACTAGCGTAGGGCAACCATTTAATAAATCGTTAG
Encoded proteins:
- a CDS encoding NAD(P)H-dependent oxidoreductase subunit E is translated as MEFAFDWKENATKVDALKAKIEEKKDSKGALMQLLHDAQSIFGYLPIEVQKMIAEAVNVPLAEAYGVATFYSQFTLVPKGEYNIGVCLGTACYVKGSQAILEEIEKALGIKVGETTTDRRFSIEATRCIGACGLAPVITVNEDVYGKLVPADVKGILTKYQVK
- a CDS encoding ParB/RepB/Spo0J family partition protein; this translates as MAKKRGLGKGLSALIPEETNEDLKDMSGEKVIEVSVGEIVANQNQPRQEFEQENLQSLADSIKVHGILQPIIIRNKNGSYEIVAGERRFRAAKMIGLRKVPCIVKEMTDHVSAQLALVENLQREDLNQIEEANAYEQLMREYNITQSELSEVIGKSRTHVTNTLRLLKLSPKVIDMIKTQELSAGHGRALLRLEDLAEQKKWADLAVKKALSVRNLEAMIKKETSRTVEVIFRDKVETRDPHIKEFEDELMNLFGTKVRVKDKKGKGKIEIDYYNLDDLDRILELLGK
- the nuoF gene encoding NADH-quinone oxidoreductase subunit NuoF, with protein sequence MEFYRSHVLICGGTGCTSSNSDKIHEKMDAKLEELGLEKEVKVVRTGCFGLCEAGPIVVVYPEGAFYSHVKIEDVDVICEEHLLKGRIVKDLLYKDAIVEDKIKSVSEVQFYKKQKRVALELCGVINPENIEEYIAYDGYMALGKALTEMKPEDVIEEVKASGLRGRGGGGFPTGVKWGFAARNESDQKYIICNADEGDPGAFMDRSVLEGDPHAVLEAMAIGGYAIGATKGFIYIRAEYPIAVDRLKIAINQAREKGLLGKNIFESGFDFDVEIRLGAGAFVCGEETALIASIEGERGMPRNKPPFPANKGLWGKPTIINNVETFANIPKIVLNGADWFKSIGTEKSPGTKVFALGGKINNTGLVEIPMGTTLREIIYDIGGGIPNGKKFKAVQTGGPSGGCIPAEYLDTPIDYDSLIALGSMMGSGGMIVMDEDNCMVDIARFFLDFTVDESCGKCVPCRIGTKRMLELLEKITSGNGEMEDIDKLEELAYSIKASALCGLGQTAPNPVLSTLKYFRDEYEAHVKDKKCPAGACKKLLSYTIDADACKGCTLCAKVCPVGAISGSPKNPHEIDQSKCIKCGACIEKCPFGAISMN
- a CDS encoding (2Fe-2S) ferredoxin domain-containing protein is translated as MKSLEELKKMRDEARKKVELREEKDGTRIVVGMATCGIAAGAREVLMSLIEEVNKRGLSDVQVIQTGCIGMCRLEPIVEVYKTGEEKVTYVFVDAEKAKKIVAEHIVNNTIVTEYTVGAYEE